From the Astyanax mexicanus isolate ESR-SI-001 chromosome 9, AstMex3_surface, whole genome shotgun sequence genome, one window contains:
- the pdp2 gene encoding pyruvate dehydrogenase [acetyl-transferring]-phosphatase 2, mitochondrial has product MSANMCTRLLCHVGSSRLSTSFTPGLYALSASSFSLNVLHSRACSSRGRRSDGDSNQVRVQGLSSPVHKLEFQLGRLQIDGLLRANEQSVRIPEFDRRGGPSPVLKFESNQFAANSPLEDRRSTATCLQTRGMLFGVYDGHGGHACAQVVSERLPYYVAVAMMSESGLEDLEAAMETLRPVPPILQWYKHHNDYNYRESAALYINHLRVYWQELLASEEHGDGMSPDEALSYAFQRLDSDLSLEAQVPQASDLMRTTAVQAAFAGCTACVAHVGSEGIFVANAGDCRAVLGVQENDGSWSALPLSLDHNAANTAELERVRSQHPASENQTVIVDERLLGVLMPLRGFGDVRFKWSRELQQSVLENGGCDLEALNIYQYAPPNYLTPPYLEATPEVTYHRLRPQDRFLILASDGLWDELDSEEAVRLVAEHLTGVHLQAPVSASQRQLSLGQMHQLLLRRQARATPAIDLNAATHLIRHALGTNEYGEMDQERLSVMLALPDDLARMYRDDITVTVVYFNSSLNKSSRNN; this is encoded by the coding sequence ATGTCAGCTAACATGTGCACAAGGCTCCTGTGCCATGTAGGAAGTAGTCGTCTGTCCACCTCTTTCACACCTGGCTTGTACGCTCTTTCTGCTTCATCCTTCAGTCTTAACGTCTTACACTCCCGGGCCTGCTCCTCTCGTGGTAGGAGATCAGATGGTGACTCCAACCAAGTCAGAGTACAAGGACTCTCTTCTCCTGTGCATAAACTGGAATTTCAGTTGGGCAGACTGCAGATTGATGGACTACTGCGTGCTAATGAGCAGTCGGTCCGTATTCCAGAGTTTGACAGACGTGGTGGTCCCAGCCCTGTGCTGAAGTTTGAGAGTAATCAGTTTGCTGCCAATTCTCCTCTGGAGGACAGACGCAGCACGGCCACATGCTTGCAAACCCGGGGGATGCTCTTTGGTGTTTATGACGGTCACGGTGGACATGCATGTGCTCAGGTCGTCAGCGAGAGGCTGCCGTATTACGTGGCTGTAGCGATGATGTCAGAGTCTGGTCTGGAGGACCTGGAGGCTGCCATGGAGACCCTACGACCTGTGCCCCCAATTCTGCAGTGGTACAAGCACCACAATGACTACAATTACCGTGAATCTGCTGCTCTATATATTAACCACCTGCGAGTTTACTGGCAGGAGCTGTTAGCGAGTGAAGAACATGGTGATGGAATGAGCCCTGATGAGGCTCTTAGCTACGCTTTCCAGCGTTTGGACTCTGACCTCTCCCTGGAGGCACAGGTCCCGCAGGCGAGTGATCTTATGCGTACCACAGCTGTTCAGGCTGCTTTTGCTGGCTGCACAGCCTGTGTTGCTCATGTGGGGAGTGAGGGCATATTTGTGGCCAATGCTGGAGATTGCCGTGCTGTGCTGGGAGTGCAGGAGAATGATGGAAGCTGGAGTGCTCTGCCTCTTTCCTTGGACCACAATGCTGCCAACACAGCTGAACTAGAGCGGGTACGTTCACAGCATCCAGCGAGTGAGAACCAGACGGTCATTGTAGATGAGAGGCTGCTGGGGGTGCTCATGCCTCTGCGTGGTTTTGGGGACGTTCGCTTCAAGTGGAGTCGAGAGCTCCAGCAGAGCGTGCTGGAGAACGGAGGCTGTGATTTGGAGGCCCTGAACATCTATCAATACGCTCCACCCAACTATCTCACTCCACCTTACCTAGAGGCCACACCAGAGGTTACCTATCACCGCCTGCGTCCACAAGATCGTTTCCTGATCCTAGCATCAGATGGTTTGTGGGATGAACTGGACAGCGAGGAGGCGGTCAGGCTGGTGGCAGAGCACTTGACGGGTGTCCACTTGCAGGCCCCAGTCTCTGCTAGCCAACGACAACTCAGTCTGGGACAGATGCACCAGCTGTTGCTGCGGAGGCAGGCCCGAGCAACACCGGCCATTGACTTGAATGCAGCCACTCACCTGATTCGTCATGCGCTCGGTACCAACGAGTACGGAGAGATGGATCAGGAAAGGCTTTCTGTCATGCTCGCATTGCCAGACGACCTGGCACGCATGTATCGAGACGATATTACAGTCACTgtagtttattttaactccaGTCTAAACAAATCATCTCGTAATAATTAG